A single genomic interval of Bradyrhizobium japonicum USDA 6 harbors:
- a CDS encoding NADP-dependent isocitrate dehydrogenase has product MAKIKVSNPVVELDGDEMTRIIWQYIKDKLINPYLDVELLYFDLGMEYRDHTNDQVTIDAAEAIKKVGVGVKCATITPDEARVKEFNLKQMWKSPNGTIRNILGGVIFREPIICKNVPRLVPGWTKPIIIGRHAYGDQYRATDIKFPGKGTLTMKFVGEDGTVIEKEVFKTPGSGVAMQMYNLDDSIIDFARASLNYGLLRNYPVYLSTKNTIMKVYDGRFKDIFQDVYDREFKKEFEAKGLTYEHRLIDDMVASALKWSGGYVWACKNYDGDVQSDTVAQGYGSLGLMTSVLLTPDGKTVEAEAAHGTVTRHYREHQKGKETSTNSIASIFAWTRGLAHRAKLDNNAELAKFATTLEKVCVDTVEAGYMTKDLALLVGADQRWLSTTGFLDKVSENLTKALA; this is encoded by the coding sequence ATGGCAAAAATCAAGGTGTCCAACCCCGTCGTCGAACTCGATGGCGACGAGATGACCCGGATCATCTGGCAGTACATCAAGGACAAGCTGATCAACCCGTACCTCGATGTCGAGCTGCTATATTTTGACCTGGGCATGGAGTACCGCGACCACACCAACGATCAGGTGACCATCGACGCCGCCGAGGCGATCAAGAAAGTCGGCGTCGGCGTCAAGTGCGCCACCATCACCCCGGACGAAGCCCGGGTGAAGGAGTTCAACCTCAAGCAGATGTGGAAGTCGCCGAACGGCACCATCCGCAACATCCTCGGCGGCGTGATCTTCCGCGAGCCGATCATCTGCAAGAACGTGCCGCGCCTGGTTCCCGGCTGGACCAAGCCGATCATCATCGGCCGCCACGCCTATGGCGACCAGTATCGCGCCACCGACATCAAGTTCCCCGGCAAGGGCACGCTCACGATGAAGTTCGTCGGCGAGGACGGCACCGTCATCGAGAAGGAAGTGTTCAAGACCCCGGGCTCCGGTGTCGCGATGCAGATGTACAATCTCGACGACTCCATCATCGACTTCGCCCGCGCTTCGCTGAACTACGGCCTGCTGCGCAACTACCCGGTCTATCTCTCGACCAAGAACACGATCATGAAGGTCTATGACGGCCGCTTCAAGGACATCTTCCAGGACGTCTACGACCGCGAGTTCAAGAAGGAATTCGAGGCCAAGGGCCTGACCTACGAGCACCGCCTGATCGACGACATGGTGGCTTCGGCGCTGAAATGGTCCGGCGGCTATGTCTGGGCCTGTAAGAACTACGACGGCGACGTGCAGTCCGACACGGTCGCGCAGGGCTACGGCTCGCTCGGCCTGATGACCTCGGTGCTGCTCACCCCCGACGGCAAGACCGTGGAAGCCGAAGCCGCCCACGGTACGGTGACCCGCCACTACCGCGAGCACCAGAAGGGCAAGGAGACCTCGACCAACTCGATCGCGTCGATCTTCGCCTGGACCCGTGGCCTGGCCCACCGCGCCAAGCTCGACAACAATGCCGAGCTCGCCAAGTTCGCCACCACCCTCGAGAAGGTCTGCGTCGACACCGTCGAGGCCGGCTACATGACCAAGGACCTCGCGCTCCTGGTCGGTGCCGACCAGCGCTGGCTCTCGACCACCGGCTTCCTCGACAAGGTCTCGGAGAATCTCACGAAAGCGTTGGCGTAA
- a CDS encoding TrmJ/YjtD family RNA methyltransferase, producing the protein MSGTDKSKAGLSLDGPIVILVEPQLGENIGMAARAMGNFALSRLRIVNPRDGWPNIAAQRAAAGADYILEKVELFDTVGEAVADLDLLFATTARPHDQAKPVVGPEAAATEISGHIATGGKAGILFGRERWGLTNEEVGLSNRIITFPVNPGFASLNLAQAVLLVGYEWFKRATSGELPHSMPERSERASQHQMQAFFDNLIRELDRVEFLRPAEKRDTMLVNLRNIFSRMEPTKQDMHTLHGVVMAIAEGRKGPAKGGVLDGEQATRLRALLAEHGQGGGVPDSGSTVRGLARLLRRNPTDAERLLWQALTRDRRFAGGFKRQTPVGRHIPDFVSFPHRIAIELVNPGEGETIAADRASRRTWLEARDYRVLEIRAADVERDLEAELVRLQGMIEQSA; encoded by the coding sequence ATGTCGGGGACTGACAAGAGCAAGGCGGGCCTTTCCCTCGACGGTCCCATCGTGATCCTGGTCGAGCCGCAGCTTGGCGAAAACATCGGCATGGCCGCGCGCGCCATGGGCAATTTTGCGCTCAGCCGATTGCGCATCGTCAATCCCCGCGACGGCTGGCCCAATATCGCCGCCCAGCGGGCCGCGGCCGGTGCCGACTATATTCTGGAAAAGGTCGAATTGTTCGACACGGTCGGTGAGGCGGTCGCCGATCTCGACCTGCTGTTTGCCACCACTGCGCGTCCACATGACCAGGCCAAGCCGGTGGTGGGGCCCGAGGCAGCCGCGACCGAGATCTCGGGGCACATCGCCACAGGCGGCAAGGCCGGCATCCTGTTCGGCCGCGAGCGCTGGGGGCTGACCAACGAGGAGGTCGGGCTCTCCAACCGCATCATCACCTTCCCGGTCAATCCGGGCTTTGCCTCGCTCAACCTCGCCCAGGCCGTGCTGCTGGTCGGCTATGAATGGTTCAAGCGAGCAACCTCAGGCGAGTTGCCGCACAGCATGCCGGAGCGCTCCGAGCGCGCCTCGCAGCACCAGATGCAGGCCTTCTTCGACAACCTCATCCGCGAGCTCGACCGGGTCGAATTCCTGCGCCCGGCCGAGAAGCGCGACACCATGCTGGTCAACCTGCGCAACATTTTCAGCCGGATGGAGCCGACCAAGCAGGACATGCACACGCTGCACGGTGTGGTGATGGCGATCGCGGAAGGGCGCAAGGGCCCGGCCAAGGGCGGCGTGCTGGACGGCGAGCAGGCCACCCGCCTGCGCGCGCTGCTGGCCGAGCACGGCCAGGGCGGCGGCGTGCCCGACAGCGGCTCGACCGTGCGCGGGCTCGCCCGCCTGCTCCGCCGCAACCCGACCGACGCCGAGCGCCTGCTCTGGCAGGCCCTCACGCGTGATCGCCGCTTCGCAGGAGGGTTCAAGCGCCAGACCCCGGTCGGCCGGCATATTCCCGACTTCGTCTCTTTCCCGCACCGGATAGCGATCGAGCTGGTCAATCCGGGCGAGGGCGAGACGATCGCTGCTGACCGCGCGTCGCGGCGGACGTGGCTGGAAGCGCGGGACTATCGCGTGCTGGAGATCCGCGCGGCGGACGTGGAGCGCGATCTGGAGGCGGAGCTGGTGCGGCTGCAGGGGATGATCGAGCAGAGCGCGTAG
- a CDS encoding tetratricopeptide repeat protein, giving the protein MGELDRAIADYDQIIELNPRGPSVYFYRGIVNARKDDHDRAVADYTQAMQLAHQDQRGSGDRKAQLQGQADDPAYASSADGQSIALASGDGIALRARGGAYAAKGDFDRAIADYDEAIRLNPRDKEAISARGNAYKTKGDFDRAIADYDQAAQLDARDARVYFHRARVYWQMASLAKSLTDLDQAIQLNPKNAYPVLWREIVARRSDQLSEAAKQLDATKWPAPIINLFLGTMTPEQVRSAADDADPVKKKGQVCEANFYVAERALQSGAKEEALKLFDLAAADCPKTFIEKQAADVELGLLRASR; this is encoded by the coding sequence CTGGGCGAACTCGACCGCGCTATCGCCGACTATGACCAGATCATCGAGCTCAACCCACGAGGCCCATCGGTCTACTTCTACCGCGGCATCGTCAATGCTCGAAAAGACGACCATGACCGTGCCGTTGCCGACTACACCCAGGCAATGCAGCTGGCACATCAGGATCAAAGGGGCTCCGGCGATCGGAAGGCTCAGCTTCAAGGTCAAGCCGACGATCCCGCTTATGCGTCGTCGGCCGATGGTCAGTCGATTGCACTCGCTTCAGGGGATGGCATTGCGCTCCGCGCTCGGGGAGGGGCCTACGCCGCGAAAGGGGACTTCGACCGCGCGATCGCAGACTACGATGAGGCGATCCGCCTCAACCCCAGGGACAAGGAAGCAATATCGGCTCGCGGCAACGCGTACAAAACCAAGGGGGACTTCGACCGTGCCATCGCGGACTACGATCAAGCCGCGCAACTCGATGCGAGGGATGCGCGCGTCTACTTTCATCGCGCGAGGGTCTATTGGCAGATGGCTTCGCTCGCCAAATCGTTGACCGACCTCGATCAGGCGATCCAGCTCAATCCAAAGAATGCCTATCCGGTCTTATGGCGCGAAATTGTTGCAAGGCGCAGTGACCAGCTGAGCGAGGCTGCAAAGCAGCTGGACGCGACGAAATGGCCCGCGCCCATCATCAATCTCTTTCTTGGCACGATGACGCCGGAGCAAGTGCGCAGCGCGGCGGACGATGCCGACCCGGTGAAGAAGAAGGGGCAGGTCTGCGAGGCGAATTTCTATGTTGCCGAGCGCGCACTGCAGAGCGGCGCCAAGGAAGAGGCGTTGAAGCTGTTCGACCTGGCGGCAGCCGATTGCCCGAAGACCTTCATCGAGAAGCAGGCCGCCGACGTCGAGCTTGGCTTGTTGCGAGCGAGCCGCTGA
- a CDS encoding GGDEF domain-containing protein — protein sequence MQSDEGLYSAPRWRLTRWLAEPGPGVPDDIRAALIAQLHGSLPVFAAGAVNTIAVAAVIAARKPTAPFILWLVMEIVICLARLLVLASAHRRAREHRPTPTDLHLLLAVAWSASVGFGAIVSLASGDWVVAMLASLSAAAMVGGICFRNFGAPRLAGTMILLSLGPIIPGAALAGEPLFYIVYLQVPMYLAAMTAAAFRLNRMLVTTMRAERENSHRAHHDALTGLLNRAGFVEALGARLGADAERPFAVMFFDLDNFKPINDTFGHAAGDAVLKAVAGRVRRALPDGAVVARMGGDEFVALVDGLTPDMALEMGHRLISEVAISYELGGEVRASVGASVGIAMSPDHGAEVEELLGVADAALYEAKSGGKSRCCLASVETNLVALRRLQQSGPKGPIASAA from the coding sequence ATGCAATCGGACGAGGGACTCTACAGTGCGCCACGCTGGCGCCTGACACGCTGGCTCGCCGAGCCGGGGCCTGGGGTGCCCGACGACATCCGCGCCGCACTGATCGCCCAACTCCATGGATCGCTGCCGGTGTTTGCCGCCGGCGCCGTCAACACCATTGCCGTCGCGGCCGTGATCGCCGCCCGCAAGCCGACTGCACCGTTCATCCTCTGGCTGGTCATGGAGATCGTGATTTGCCTCGCGCGCCTCCTCGTGCTCGCCAGCGCGCACCGCAGAGCGCGTGAGCACCGCCCGACCCCGACCGACCTTCATCTCCTGCTCGCGGTCGCCTGGAGCGCCAGTGTCGGATTTGGCGCCATTGTCAGCCTTGCCAGCGGCGACTGGGTCGTCGCCATGCTGGCCTCGCTGTCGGCGGCGGCGATGGTCGGCGGCATCTGCTTCCGCAATTTCGGCGCGCCGCGCCTCGCCGGGACCATGATCCTGCTGAGCCTCGGTCCCATCATCCCCGGCGCCGCGCTCGCCGGCGAGCCGCTGTTCTACATCGTGTACCTCCAGGTACCGATGTATCTCGCCGCAATGACGGCCGCCGCCTTCCGCCTCAACCGGATGCTGGTCACCACCATGCGCGCCGAGCGCGAGAACAGCCATCGCGCCCATCACGATGCGCTCACCGGCCTGCTCAATCGCGCCGGCTTCGTCGAGGCGCTCGGCGCCAGACTGGGGGCCGATGCCGAGCGGCCGTTCGCGGTGATGTTCTTCGACCTCGACAATTTCAAGCCGATCAACGACACGTTCGGACACGCGGCAGGCGATGCCGTGCTGAAAGCTGTGGCCGGACGTGTTCGCCGGGCGCTGCCTGATGGCGCGGTGGTCGCCCGGATGGGCGGCGACGAATTCGTCGCGCTTGTCGATGGTCTCACCCCCGACATGGCGCTGGAGATGGGGCACCGGCTCATCAGCGAGGTTGCCATCTCCTATGAGCTGGGCGGCGAGGTGCGCGCCAGCGTTGGCGCCAGTGTCGGCATTGCGATGTCGCCGGATCACGGCGCCGAGGTCGAGGAATTGCTGGGGGTCGCCGACGCCGCGCTCTACGAGGCGAAGTCGGGCGGCAAATCGCGCTGCTGCCTGGCCTCGGTCGAGACCAACCTCGTAGCGCTGCGGCGCCTCCAGCAGAGCGGACCGAAGGGCCCGATCGCAAGCGCCGCTTGA
- a CDS encoding PaaI family thioesterase, translating into MTEIIIDKRFCGPPNSGNGGYVCGRLARHISGGAEVTLRAPPPLDKSLDAAATADGTWELRDGAKVVAAGRATSVELTRVETASFEEACAAELLTPVKPHEHPLPTCFVCGPARAKGDGLRIFAGPLGRHSRNAVLAASWTPDPNLVAEDGLVAPEFLWSALDCPTGYACNYNQETDGFDQAPLLLGRMSARIESRPRPGERCIITAWPTGRDGRKRIAEAAAHDEAGRLLAVARATWIAVDRNVQLGRTS; encoded by the coding sequence ATGACCGAGATCATCATCGACAAGCGCTTTTGCGGTCCTCCGAACTCCGGGAACGGCGGCTATGTCTGCGGCCGGCTGGCCCGCCACATTTCCGGCGGCGCCGAGGTGACGCTGCGCGCGCCGCCTCCTCTCGACAAATCGCTCGATGCGGCCGCGACCGCCGACGGCACATGGGAGCTTCGCGACGGCGCCAAGGTCGTCGCGGCCGGGCGCGCGACGAGCGTTGAACTCACGCGCGTAGAGACAGCCAGTTTTGAGGAAGCCTGCGCCGCAGAATTGCTGACGCCTGTGAAACCGCACGAGCATCCGCTGCCGACATGCTTCGTCTGCGGACCTGCACGGGCGAAAGGGGATGGTCTGCGCATTTTTGCCGGGCCGCTCGGGCGTCATTCGCGAAACGCCGTCCTCGCAGCGAGCTGGACACCGGATCCGAATTTGGTCGCCGAGGATGGCTTGGTCGCCCCCGAATTTCTCTGGTCAGCGCTCGATTGCCCCACCGGCTATGCCTGCAACTACAATCAGGAGACCGATGGCTTCGACCAGGCCCCGCTCCTGCTGGGACGAATGTCGGCCCGGATCGAGTCTCGCCCGCGTCCCGGCGAACGCTGCATCATCACCGCCTGGCCCACCGGCCGCGACGGCCGCAAGCGCATCGCCGAGGCTGCCGCGCACGATGAAGCCGGGAGGTTGCTGGCGGTGGCAAGGGCGACGTGGATTGCGGTCGACCGCAACGTGCAGCTCGGGCGTACTTCGTAG
- a CDS encoding NADPH:quinone oxidoreductase family protein, with product MKAVLCNSFTGPADLRLGEIVTPRPAGDEILIDVHAASVSFMDQLLVSGLYQMRPPTPFVPGTEASGVVVAVGDKVTTFAPGDRVACSAWTGGYAERMIAKESKSVRLPDGVAFEAAATVLHNYGTAYYALVERARAQRGETLLVTGAAGGVGLAAVDLGRHLGLRVIAGVGSDDKAALVRRYGASEVINYRSEDLRNRIKSITSGDGIDIGFDNVGSAIFEQMARSMKWDGRLMPIGFTSGEIPQIPMNLPLLKNYAIIGVFVGAWAEKFSAEAARMNDTLMQLLADGKIRPHIDRVLPLQEAGDAMRALANRTVQGRIVLKIR from the coding sequence ATGAAAGCGGTTCTGTGCAATTCGTTCACTGGCCCTGCGGATCTGCGCCTCGGTGAAATCGTTACGCCGCGGCCTGCCGGCGACGAGATTCTCATCGACGTCCATGCGGCGTCCGTGAGCTTCATGGACCAGTTGCTGGTCTCGGGCCTCTACCAGATGCGGCCGCCAACGCCCTTCGTGCCCGGCACGGAAGCTTCCGGCGTCGTCGTCGCGGTCGGCGACAAGGTCACGACGTTCGCCCCCGGCGATCGCGTCGCGTGCAGTGCCTGGACCGGTGGCTACGCCGAACGGATGATCGCGAAGGAATCGAAGAGCGTGCGGCTGCCTGATGGTGTCGCGTTCGAAGCCGCTGCGACGGTGCTGCACAATTACGGCACGGCCTATTATGCGTTGGTCGAGCGGGCTCGGGCGCAGCGTGGCGAAACCCTGTTGGTCACGGGCGCGGCCGGCGGGGTTGGACTCGCCGCCGTCGACCTCGGGCGTCATCTCGGTCTGCGCGTCATCGCCGGTGTCGGTTCCGACGACAAGGCCGCCCTGGTGCGGCGTTACGGCGCCAGCGAGGTCATCAACTATCGCAGCGAGGACCTGCGCAACCGGATCAAGTCGATCACATCGGGAGACGGCATCGATATCGGCTTCGACAATGTCGGCAGCGCGATTTTCGAGCAGATGGCCCGATCGATGAAGTGGGACGGACGGCTGATGCCGATCGGCTTCACCAGCGGCGAGATTCCACAGATCCCGATGAACCTGCCTCTCCTGAAAAATTACGCCATCATCGGTGTCTTTGTCGGCGCCTGGGCGGAGAAATTCTCCGCGGAGGCCGCGCGCATGAATGATACGCTGATGCAATTGCTGGCCGACGGAAAGATCCGCCCGCACATCGACCGCGTCCTCCCTTTGCAGGAGGCCGGCGACGCCATGCGCGCCTTGGCCAATCGCACGGTTCAGGGACGAATTGTTCTCAAGATCAGGTAG
- the mddA gene encoding methanethiol S-methyltransferase, which translates to MFARLAILLYAIVSYAVFTASFLYALGFVGNYVVPKSIDKSIDVGAPSNLSEAVVVNLLLMSLFAIQHSVMARPAFKRWWAQFLPVACQRSTYVLLSSLILLLLFWQWRPIPAPVWQASGITAWLLTGVHWLGWLIAFASTCMIDHFDLFGLRQALVALRGAEISGQSFRTPLLYKIVRHPLMLGFLLAFWATPEMTAGHLLFAIANTAYILVALQFEERDLIAEFGATYQDYRRRVPMLLPRLFGAPR; encoded by the coding sequence ATGTTCGCGCGCCTCGCAATCCTGCTCTACGCCATCGTGAGCTACGCCGTCTTCACGGCTTCATTCCTCTACGCGCTCGGTTTCGTCGGCAATTATGTCGTGCCCAAGTCAATCGACAAGTCGATCGACGTCGGCGCGCCTTCGAATTTGAGCGAGGCCGTCGTCGTCAACCTGCTGCTGATGAGCCTGTTTGCCATCCAGCACAGCGTCATGGCGCGCCCGGCCTTCAAGCGATGGTGGGCCCAATTTCTTCCCGTGGCCTGCCAGCGCAGCACCTATGTGCTGCTCTCCAGCCTGATCCTCCTGCTGCTGTTCTGGCAGTGGCGTCCGATCCCGGCGCCGGTCTGGCAGGCCAGCGGCATTACGGCGTGGCTCCTGACCGGCGTCCATTGGCTCGGCTGGCTGATCGCGTTCGCCTCCACCTGCATGATCGATCATTTCGATCTGTTCGGCCTGCGCCAGGCTCTCGTCGCGTTGCGCGGAGCCGAGATATCAGGTCAATCCTTCCGGACGCCGCTGCTCTACAAGATCGTGCGGCATCCGCTCATGCTGGGCTTTCTGCTCGCGTTCTGGGCGACGCCCGAGATGACCGCCGGCCATCTGCTGTTCGCGATCGCGAACACGGCCTACATCCTGGTCGCCCTGCAGTTCGAAGAGCGGGACCTGATCGCCGAGTTCGGCGCGACCTATCAGGACTATCGCCGGCGCGTTCCGATGCTGTTGCCGCGTCTTTTCGGAGCGCCCCGATGA
- a CDS encoding alpha/beta fold hydrolase, whose product MTAFSLGTFGFPEVHAGGRPIKLALRKGLALLVYLAEAKGPVARDVIATLLWPETPRETGLARLRRLLHRVELTLGQAVFETDRTSLRWSPEVELKIDSHLFESACDRGAFEEACRIYRGDFLAGFSPDDCPEFDDWAFFRREALRGRLVQALERLVQDRNAAGHHLAATVHAGRLVELDPLSEVYGRHLIRSLLLAGDRSAAERHHAALAQRLRDELGVAPEAETETLMSRAAAPLRDALPATRYVKGAGVHLAYQTYGSGPLDILVMPGFVSHVERAWEHPASRTFLASLMRLGRLIVFDRRGIGLSDRVGSAPGIDVTAEDIGTVLRAADSRRVVLFGASECGPACIKFAVEESRHVAGLILFGALAKGCWSEDYPHALRASQYDAWSKHLIAQWGGPVGIEAFAPSLANDPQARAWWAGLLRAASSPGGISAVLEAFRDADVRHLLAQIAVPTLVLHRRDDKAVRIAAGRDIACRITGAEFVELDGNDHWFFAGDQQPVLEAIKRFTEALPREGRSGR is encoded by the coding sequence ATGACGGCCTTTTCGCTGGGGACGTTCGGGTTCCCCGAGGTCCATGCCGGCGGCCGCCCGATCAAGCTGGCCTTACGCAAGGGGCTTGCGCTGCTGGTCTATCTCGCGGAAGCCAAAGGCCCCGTCGCGCGCGACGTCATCGCCACGCTGCTATGGCCCGAGACTCCCCGCGAGACGGGCCTTGCACGATTGCGGCGTCTGCTTCACCGCGTCGAGCTCACGCTCGGCCAGGCGGTTTTCGAGACCGACCGCACGAGCTTGCGTTGGTCTCCGGAGGTCGAGCTCAAGATCGACTCGCATCTGTTCGAGAGCGCCTGCGATCGCGGTGCGTTTGAAGAGGCCTGCCGGATTTATCGCGGAGACTTCCTGGCGGGCTTTTCTCCGGACGACTGTCCTGAGTTCGACGATTGGGCGTTCTTTCGCCGCGAGGCGTTGCGGGGACGGCTCGTGCAGGCGCTCGAGCGTCTGGTGCAGGACAGGAATGCTGCCGGCCATCATCTCGCCGCGACAGTGCATGCGGGGCGTCTGGTCGAGCTCGATCCGCTCAGCGAGGTCTATGGCCGGCATCTGATCCGCAGCCTGCTGCTGGCGGGCGACCGAAGCGCGGCCGAACGGCACCATGCGGCACTGGCGCAGCGGCTGCGCGACGAGCTTGGCGTCGCGCCGGAAGCCGAGACCGAAACGCTCATGAGCCGCGCGGCCGCGCCGCTGCGCGATGCTCTTCCAGCGACACGCTACGTGAAGGGCGCCGGCGTGCATCTGGCCTATCAGACCTATGGCAGTGGTCCGCTCGACATCCTGGTCATGCCCGGCTTCGTCTCGCATGTGGAGCGCGCCTGGGAGCATCCGGCGAGCCGGACGTTCCTGGCTTCATTGATGAGGCTTGGGCGGCTGATCGTTTTCGATCGCCGCGGCATCGGCCTGTCCGACCGGGTCGGATCGGCCCCCGGCATCGATGTCACCGCGGAAGATATCGGCACGGTGCTACGGGCGGCGGACTCGCGCCGCGTCGTGCTGTTTGGCGCATCCGAATGCGGGCCGGCCTGCATCAAATTTGCGGTCGAGGAATCCCGCCATGTGGCCGGGCTCATCCTGTTCGGCGCACTGGCCAAGGGCTGCTGGTCGGAGGACTATCCGCACGCGCTGCGCGCCAGCCAGTATGATGCCTGGAGCAAGCACCTGATTGCGCAATGGGGCGGCCCGGTCGGGATCGAAGCCTTCGCGCCGAGCCTTGCCAATGATCCGCAGGCGCGCGCCTGGTGGGCGGGGCTGTTGCGCGCGGCGTCCAGTCCGGGCGGAATCTCCGCCGTGCTCGAGGCATTTCGCGACGCCGACGTGCGACACCTACTGGCGCAAATTGCCGTGCCGACGCTGGTGCTGCATCGGCGGGACGACAAGGCCGTGCGGATCGCGGCCGGGCGCGATATCGCGTGCCGGATCACCGGTGCGGAATTCGTCGAGCTCGACGGCAATGACCATTGGTTCTTTGCCGGCGACCAGCAGCCGGTGCTCGAGGCGATCAAGCGGTTCACGGAGGCTTTACCGCGTGAGGGGAGGTCGGGGCGGTGA
- the cynS gene encoding cyanase, with protein MKREDLTEKLLDIKRENGWSWKHICDKVGGYSEVLIVGAILGQMKLTKPQAANAGELFGLSKAETAMLNEVPMRGTGTPMPPTDPLIYRFYEMVMVNGPAWKALIEEEFGDGIMSAIDFDMAMERVANPKGDRVKITMSGKFLPYKYYGASGNVPEYGFKEG; from the coding sequence ATGAAACGCGAAGACCTCACCGAAAAGCTGCTCGACATCAAGCGCGAGAACGGCTGGAGCTGGAAACACATCTGCGACAAGGTCGGCGGCTATTCCGAGGTGCTGATCGTCGGTGCGATTCTCGGCCAGATGAAGCTGACGAAACCGCAGGCCGCCAATGCCGGCGAGCTCTTCGGCCTGTCGAAGGCCGAGACCGCGATGCTCAACGAGGTGCCGATGCGCGGCACCGGCACGCCGATGCCGCCGACCGATCCGCTGATCTATCGCTTCTACGAGATGGTGATGGTCAACGGTCCGGCGTGGAAGGCGCTGATCGAGGAGGAATTCGGCGACGGCATCATGTCGGCGATCGACTTCGACATGGCAATGGAGCGCGTTGCCAACCCGAAGGGCGACCGCGTCAAGATCACCATGAGCGGCAAGTTTCTGCCGTACAAATATTACGGCGCCAGCGGCAATGTGCCGGAATACGGCTTCAAGGAGGGGTGA